From the genome of Phytohabitans rumicis, one region includes:
- a CDS encoding helix-turn-helix transcriptional regulator, whose translation MPASIDVTTGAGRSVARLLCLVCAELRDQDSLIHEPVMASRIWQGVLTGLLLAADHPYRGTAAAPSRPRHVKRALDAMEADPARPFTAHDLARIAGVSVRALQEGFHRHVGVPPMTYLRRLRLAGAHADLCRAAPGEVTVAAVAHRWGFAHLGRFAAEYRREYGVSPVTTLAG comes from the coding sequence ATGCCAGCGAGCATTGACGTCACCACCGGTGCCGGTCGCAGCGTGGCCCGCCTGCTGTGCCTGGTCTGCGCCGAGCTGCGCGACCAGGACAGCCTGATCCATGAGCCGGTCATGGCCAGCCGGATATGGCAGGGCGTCCTCACCGGACTGCTGCTCGCCGCGGACCACCCGTACCGTGGGACGGCGGCCGCACCGAGCCGGCCCCGCCACGTCAAGCGGGCGCTCGACGCGATGGAGGCGGACCCCGCCCGGCCGTTCACCGCCCACGACCTCGCCCGGATCGCCGGCGTGAGCGTGCGCGCCCTCCAGGAGGGCTTCCACCGGCACGTCGGTGTGCCGCCCATGACGTACCTGCGGCGGCTGCGCCTCGCCGGCGCGCACGCGGACCTGTGCCGGGCCGCGCCGGGCGAGGTGACTGTCGCGGCGGTCGCGCACCGCTGGGGCTTCGCCCACCTCGGCCGCTTCGCCGCCGAATACCGCCGGGAGTACGGGGTGTCCCCCGTTACGACGCTGGCTGGCTAG
- a CDS encoding protein-tyrosine phosphatase family protein, with translation MRYVDGWREKFHRYSTRLYGPSRGTTPLSWIGDQRIAVGHLPTAATLLRLVDDGVTHVVNCRSTPQTWISQDLAAERAVFGPARVVHAPMWDFGRPQPPRLWSGAALFAARVLTDDPDAGVFVHCQQGRRRSIMLAYAVLRLRGLGADDAVDLLSRHRVEARIVAAYTASVERWLKAGALPIGRLRLLN, from the coding sequence ATGCGATATGTCGACGGCTGGCGGGAAAAGTTCCACCGCTACAGCACCCGGCTATACGGCCCGAGCCGCGGTACGACGCCGCTGAGCTGGATCGGTGACCAGCGCATCGCGGTCGGCCACCTGCCCACCGCCGCGACCCTGCTCCGGTTGGTCGACGACGGCGTCACCCACGTCGTGAACTGCCGCTCGACCCCGCAGACGTGGATTTCCCAGGATCTCGCCGCGGAGCGGGCGGTGTTCGGGCCGGCGCGGGTGGTGCACGCGCCGATGTGGGACTTCGGCCGGCCGCAGCCGCCGCGCCTGTGGTCGGGGGCGGCGCTCTTCGCCGCGCGGGTGCTCACCGACGACCCGGACGCCGGGGTGTTCGTCCACTGCCAGCAGGGTCGCCGACGGTCCATCATGCTCGCGTACGCCGTGCTGCGGCTGCGCGGGCTCGGTGCCGACGACGCGGTCGACCTGCTGTCGCGGCACCGCGTCGAGGCCCGCATCGTCGCCGCGTACACCGCCAGCGTCGAGCGCTGGCTGAAGGCGGGCGCGCTCCCGATCGGCAGGCTGCGCCTCTTGAATTAA
- a CDS encoding cupin — protein sequence MTELGPVGYRIILENEHVRVWQVALGPGETQPLHYHEHPYLVIAIEGAINLVETADGQLRDAPEPTGGVVFRPPGDTHTLTNVGETRYVARIVELKTVS from the coding sequence GTGACGGAGCTTGGCCCGGTCGGCTACCGGATCATCCTGGAGAACGAGCACGTCCGGGTGTGGCAGGTGGCGCTCGGTCCCGGGGAAACGCAGCCGCTGCACTATCACGAGCACCCGTACCTGGTCATCGCGATCGAGGGCGCCATCAACCTGGTCGAGACGGCCGACGGCCAGCTGCGGGACGCGCCCGAGCCGACCGGCGGCGTCGTCTTCCGTCCACCGGGCGACACCCACACCCTGACGAACGTAGGCGAGACCCGTTACGTGGCCCGGATCGTGGAGCTGAAGACGGTGTCTTAG
- a CDS encoding glycoside hydrolase family 18 protein translates to MRRLFGAGVAIATLLVAAAGTPAAASSSHRDGYVKVGYFTQWGIYGRAFPVKKLDTSGAASRLTHVNYAFGNVSPDGRCYVDGGPGEGDSWADYQRPVPAEESVDGVADTWGEPLNGNFGQLQKLKAKHPDLKVLISLGGWSWSTYFSNAALTDASRKAFVSSCIDLYLKGNLPNPDGGSGGPGALAGVFDGIDLDWEWPGSDGEPGNVVRPEDKQNFTLLVAEFRRQLDAFGRSSRKHYQLTAFLPAAPATIDAGFEVRKIFKYLDFGTLQGYDFHGTWEARANQQSALRVPAGAPDNPDFSVENTVNAWLLRGAPRGKLVVGIPYYGRGWTGVTGGTNGLFGTSTGPAPATFEAGYEDYKKLKTLPANGFTVHRDLRAGHAWLFDGTTFWTYDDPIVVAQKSLYIRAKGLGGAMVWSLDGDDDQATLTKTISHTLGR, encoded by the coding sequence ATGCGCAGACTGTTCGGCGCGGGCGTCGCCATCGCCACGCTCCTCGTCGCCGCCGCCGGGACACCGGCCGCGGCGTCGTCATCCCACCGCGACGGGTACGTCAAGGTCGGGTACTTCACGCAATGGGGCATCTACGGCCGGGCGTTCCCGGTCAAGAAGCTCGACACGTCCGGCGCCGCAAGCCGCCTCACCCACGTCAACTACGCGTTCGGCAACGTCAGCCCGGACGGCCGCTGCTACGTCGACGGCGGTCCCGGCGAGGGCGACTCCTGGGCCGACTACCAGCGTCCGGTGCCCGCCGAGGAGAGCGTCGACGGCGTCGCCGACACCTGGGGCGAGCCGCTCAACGGCAACTTCGGGCAGCTGCAGAAGCTCAAGGCCAAGCACCCCGACCTGAAGGTGCTCATCTCGCTCGGCGGCTGGAGCTGGTCGACGTACTTCTCCAACGCGGCCCTTACCGACGCCTCCCGCAAGGCGTTCGTGTCCTCCTGCATCGACCTCTACCTCAAGGGCAACCTGCCCAACCCGGACGGCGGCTCGGGCGGCCCCGGGGCCCTCGCCGGCGTCTTCGACGGCATCGACCTGGACTGGGAGTGGCCGGGCTCGGACGGGGAGCCGGGCAACGTCGTCCGCCCCGAGGACAAGCAGAACTTCACCCTGCTGGTCGCCGAGTTCCGCCGCCAGCTCGACGCGTTCGGCCGCTCGTCCCGCAAGCACTACCAGCTCACCGCGTTCCTGCCGGCCGCGCCGGCGACGATCGACGCCGGCTTCGAGGTCCGGAAGATCTTCAAGTACCTGGACTTCGGGACCCTTCAGGGGTACGACTTCCACGGCACCTGGGAGGCGCGGGCCAACCAGCAGTCGGCGCTGCGCGTACCGGCCGGGGCGCCTGACAACCCGGACTTCTCCGTGGAGAACACGGTGAACGCCTGGCTCCTGCGCGGCGCACCGCGCGGCAAGCTCGTGGTCGGCATCCCGTACTACGGCCGCGGCTGGACCGGCGTCACCGGCGGCACCAACGGCCTGTTCGGTACGTCGACCGGGCCCGCGCCGGCCACCTTCGAGGCGGGGTACGAGGACTACAAGAAGCTCAAGACCTTGCCGGCCAACGGTTTCACCGTCCACCGTGACCTCCGCGCCGGGCACGCCTGGCTCTTCGACGGCACCACCTTCTGGACGTACGACGACCCGATCGTGGTGGCGCAGAAGTCCCTGTACATCCGCGCCAAGGGCCTGGGCGGCGCCATGGTCTGGTCCCTGGACGGCGACGACGACCAGGCCACTCTCACGAAGACCATCTCCCACACGCTAGGCCGCTAG
- a CDS encoding DUF6528 family protein gives MQRRSILRGLAAGAIAGPSAALLGNTPAQAATSYYVATTEQVKNRVLVFHKNGAFSDANIHWSFSPGGGSWANLSDIKIRSTAAQGWIALVVASGGKAGIINIGSEKHTELNDLKWQATPGGNPHAIERIPGNGSVVVASSAGHLTVYAPSSVSNLASLAKVQTVNLAGAHGVLWDPTYKLLWAIGKGTVRGYAVEGSGRGTRIRHYGAAVSLGSSNLGHDLQPDYSNTQRMLCTATDGVYEISTAGGSFSKRKISSETRVKAYVRHSSGEAISVRADNTGARTWGSPTVRFSASADRTRGGAEFYKARIWTPDFQ, from the coding sequence ATGCAGCGACGCTCCATCCTGCGCGGCCTGGCCGCCGGCGCCATCGCCGGCCCGTCCGCCGCGCTCCTCGGCAACACCCCGGCCCAGGCCGCGACCAGCTACTACGTCGCCACGACCGAGCAGGTCAAGAACAGGGTGCTGGTCTTTCACAAGAACGGCGCCTTCAGCGACGCGAACATCCACTGGAGCTTCAGCCCCGGTGGCGGCTCCTGGGCCAACCTGTCCGACATCAAGATCCGCAGCACGGCGGCGCAGGGCTGGATCGCGCTGGTCGTGGCGTCCGGCGGCAAGGCCGGCATCATCAACATCGGCAGCGAGAAGCACACCGAGCTCAACGACCTCAAGTGGCAGGCCACGCCGGGCGGCAATCCCCATGCCATCGAGCGCATTCCCGGAAACGGCTCCGTCGTCGTCGCCAGTTCCGCGGGCCATCTGACCGTGTACGCCCCGAGCAGCGTCAGCAACCTCGCCAGCCTGGCCAAGGTGCAGACGGTCAACCTCGCCGGCGCGCACGGCGTGCTGTGGGACCCGACGTACAAGCTGCTGTGGGCGATCGGCAAGGGCACGGTGCGCGGGTACGCCGTGGAGGGCTCGGGCCGGGGCACCCGGATCCGGCACTACGGCGCCGCGGTGAGCCTGGGCAGCAGCAACCTCGGGCACGACCTGCAGCCGGACTACAGCAACACGCAGCGGATGCTGTGCACCGCCACGGACGGCGTGTACGAGATCAGCACCGCCGGTGGGTCGTTCAGCAAGCGGAAGATCTCCAGCGAGACGCGGGTCAAGGCGTACGTGCGGCACTCGTCGGGCGAGGCCATCTCGGTACGCGCCGACAACACCGGCGCCCGTACCTGGGGCAGCCCGACGGTCCGCTTCTCCGCCTCCGCCGACCGCACGCGCGGCGGTGCCGAGTTCTACAAAGCGCGCATCTGGACCCCCGACTTCCAGTAG
- a CDS encoding PPC domain-containing protein, whose translation MRRTIAMLAACVLAAATLAPGEASAQAAKPSPDDRKALAAGLQVADKAPVTAKAPPGANPYLSLLPNPAKADLAAWDKYLAAKGKERAKQKAAQLRALAAASPILVDEDEPDGIRGSNDSPATAQPVPGFGTANRQNPRARVLGTLSPEVVTAVTVPANAEDDGSIPLAGDTGIGSSRNGIKTSATIGDGPHGSAGSGSGDFDVYQLDATAGESITVDIDTPTGSLDSVVLLIDATGEIIAAADDTPEGFDSLLQFQFTAAGTYYVFVTGFLALPNDPFDSGSGTGADSEGPYDVTILVGEADVDFFAVRLRKGDVLGATVTGSPAVLSVYDTVPRLVHGSSQDASFIYPANTPLPGGGNAVVDYVAEKAGLHYVAVSSGSGNYDITVEAFRPALEGAPPVQTLFLDFDGARLNTAPFGGPGVRTLSPFSAFLGRWGLTRADENALINAIIAEVTENVRQDLIASGLNNRFQIRIRNSRDHADTFGQANVSRVIVGGTIDESGIPTIGIAQSIDPGNFETEESALVLLDVLSDPAGDDASLNTYLTSASNRIAFIGQAVGNVVSHEAGHFFGNWHVDQFNDIANLMDQGGNFPFLYGVGPDGVGGTADDPDVDFGEDEFNPNEGFTGTEDTLSRVVFGVTS comes from the coding sequence ATGCGTCGAACCATCGCGATGCTGGCTGCCTGCGTGCTGGCGGCCGCAACTCTCGCACCGGGCGAAGCGTCCGCACAGGCGGCCAAGCCCAGTCCCGACGACCGGAAGGCGCTCGCCGCCGGTCTGCAGGTCGCCGACAAGGCGCCGGTCACGGCCAAGGCGCCGCCCGGCGCGAACCCGTACCTGTCGCTGCTGCCCAACCCGGCCAAGGCCGACCTCGCGGCCTGGGACAAGTACCTCGCGGCCAAGGGCAAGGAGCGCGCCAAGCAGAAGGCCGCGCAGCTTCGCGCGCTCGCGGCGGCCTCGCCGATCCTGGTCGACGAGGACGAGCCGGACGGCATCCGCGGCTCCAACGACAGCCCCGCCACCGCCCAGCCGGTGCCCGGCTTCGGCACCGCCAACCGGCAGAACCCGCGGGCTCGCGTGCTCGGCACGCTCTCGCCCGAGGTGGTCACGGCCGTCACCGTGCCGGCGAACGCGGAGGACGACGGGTCCATCCCGCTGGCCGGCGACACCGGCATCGGCTCGTCCCGCAACGGCATCAAGACGTCCGCGACCATCGGCGACGGTCCGCACGGCAGCGCCGGCTCCGGCTCCGGTGACTTCGACGTGTACCAGTTGGACGCCACCGCGGGCGAGAGCATCACCGTCGACATCGACACCCCGACCGGTTCGCTGGACTCGGTGGTGCTGCTGATCGACGCCACGGGCGAGATCATCGCCGCCGCTGACGACACCCCGGAGGGCTTCGACAGCCTGCTGCAGTTCCAGTTCACGGCCGCCGGCACGTACTACGTGTTCGTGACCGGGTTCCTGGCGCTGCCGAACGACCCGTTCGACTCCGGCAGCGGCACGGGCGCCGACAGCGAGGGCCCGTACGACGTGACCATCCTGGTCGGCGAGGCCGATGTGGACTTCTTCGCCGTACGGCTGCGCAAGGGCGACGTGCTGGGCGCCACGGTGACCGGCTCGCCGGCCGTGCTCAGCGTGTACGACACGGTGCCGCGACTGGTGCATGGCTCGTCCCAGGACGCGTCGTTCATCTACCCGGCCAACACCCCGCTGCCCGGCGGCGGCAACGCGGTCGTGGACTACGTCGCGGAGAAGGCCGGCCTGCACTACGTCGCGGTCAGCTCCGGCAGCGGCAACTACGACATCACCGTCGAGGCGTTCCGGCCCGCGCTGGAGGGCGCACCGCCGGTGCAGACGCTGTTCCTGGACTTCGACGGCGCCCGCCTCAACACCGCCCCGTTCGGCGGGCCGGGTGTGCGCACGCTGAGCCCGTTCAGCGCCTTCCTCGGCCGCTGGGGCCTCACCCGCGCGGACGAGAACGCGCTGATCAACGCGATCATCGCCGAGGTGACGGAGAACGTGCGCCAGGACCTCATCGCCAGCGGCCTGAACAACCGGTTCCAGATCCGGATCCGCAACAGCCGCGACCACGCCGACACCTTCGGCCAGGCGAACGTCAGCCGGGTCATCGTCGGCGGCACCATCGACGAGTCCGGCATCCCGACGATCGGCATCGCCCAGTCCATCGACCCGGGCAACTTCGAGACCGAAGAGTCGGCGCTCGTGCTGCTCGACGTGCTGAGCGACCCGGCCGGTGACGACGCGTCGCTGAACACGTACCTGACCAGCGCGAGCAACCGCATCGCGTTCATCGGGCAGGCGGTCGGCAACGTGGTCTCGCACGAGGCCGGGCACTTCTTCGGCAACTGGCACGTCGACCAGTTCAACGACATCGCCAACCTGATGGACCAGGGCGGCAACTTCCCGTTCCTGTACGGCGTCGGCCCGGACGGCGTCGGCGGCACCGCCGACGATCCCGACGTCGACTTCGGCGAGGACGAGTTCAACCCCAATGAGGGCTTCACGGGTACGGAGGACACCCTGAGCCGGGTGGTCTTCGGAGTCACCAGCTAA
- a CDS encoding ArsR/SmtB family transcription factor, producing MHAFDVLGDPVRRRILELLAAGEQTSGALTTVIQAEFGISQPAVSQHLKVLRDNGFATVRAEGTRRLYTMDAAPLREVDAWLDRFRAFWNQRLDALATELARGKRERRRQR from the coding sequence GTGCACGCGTTCGACGTCCTCGGTGACCCGGTGCGGCGGCGGATCCTGGAGCTGCTCGCCGCGGGGGAGCAGACCTCCGGGGCGCTCACCACGGTCATCCAGGCGGAGTTCGGGATCTCCCAACCGGCCGTGTCGCAGCACCTGAAGGTGTTGCGGGACAACGGATTCGCGACCGTCCGGGCCGAGGGCACCCGCCGTCTGTACACGATGGACGCCGCGCCCCTGCGGGAGGTCGACGCGTGGCTGGACCGGTTCCGTGCCTTCTGGAACCAGCGGTTGGACGCGCTGGCGACCGAGCTGGCGCGCGGAAAGCGAGAGCGGAGAAGACAGCGATGA
- a CDS encoding acetylxylan esterase — MPLDELRQYLPTRDEPADFDAFWTATLDEARAAATPATFRPYDSGLSTVEVHDVTFSGFAGQPIKAWFIAPRGATGPLPCVVEFIGYGGGRGLPHEWLHWSAAGYAHFVMDTRGQGSGGYLSGDTPDPDASGAPQTPGFMTRGVLDPAHYYYRRVFADGVRAVETAREHPLVDARRVVIGGGSQGGGITLAVAGLVDGLVAAMPDVPFLCQYRRATEITDEYPYQELRTYCKVHRDQVEQVFDTLRYFDGVNFAARATAPALFSVALMDAVCPPSTVYAAYNHYAADKDIKVWAYNGHEGGQAFQRQAQIRYLANLMSV; from the coding sequence ATGCCGCTGGACGAGCTGCGCCAGTACCTGCCCACCCGGGACGAGCCCGCCGACTTCGACGCGTTCTGGACGGCCACGCTCGACGAGGCCCGGGCCGCCGCCACGCCGGCGACGTTCCGGCCGTACGACAGCGGACTGTCCACTGTGGAAGTGCATGACGTGACGTTCAGCGGCTTCGCCGGCCAGCCCATCAAGGCATGGTTCATCGCGCCGCGCGGCGCCACCGGCCCGTTGCCGTGCGTCGTGGAGTTCATCGGGTACGGCGGTGGCCGCGGCCTGCCGCACGAATGGCTGCACTGGAGCGCGGCCGGGTACGCCCACTTCGTCATGGACACCCGGGGCCAGGGCAGTGGCGGCTACCTGAGCGGCGACACCCCCGACCCGGACGCGTCCGGCGCACCGCAGACGCCCGGTTTCATGACCCGCGGCGTTCTCGACCCGGCGCACTACTACTACCGGCGGGTCTTCGCCGACGGGGTGCGGGCGGTCGAGACGGCCCGCGAGCACCCGCTGGTCGACGCGCGGCGGGTGGTCATCGGCGGCGGCAGCCAGGGCGGCGGCATCACCCTCGCGGTGGCAGGGCTCGTCGACGGGCTGGTCGCGGCGATGCCGGACGTGCCGTTCCTGTGCCAGTACCGGCGCGCCACGGAGATCACCGACGAGTACCCGTACCAGGAGCTGAGGACGTACTGCAAGGTGCACCGGGACCAGGTCGAGCAGGTCTTCGACACGCTGCGCTACTTCGACGGGGTGAACTTCGCGGCGCGGGCCACCGCCCCGGCGCTCTTCTCCGTCGCGCTCATGGACGCGGTGTGCCCACCATCCACTGTGTACGCCGCGTACAACCACTACGCCGCCGACAAGGACATCAAGGTGTGGGCGTACAACGGGCACGAGGGCGGGCAGGCGTTCCAGCGGCAGGCCCAGATCCGGTACCTGGCCAATCTGATGTCAGTGTGA
- a CDS encoding GntR family transcriptional regulator → MPPGRPAPPTHRTLADAATAQLHEAILAGDLGAGSPLRLTDLADSLGMSMMPVREAIRRLESLGLVEVIPHKGAWVRELTLDDAHDTHEMRLLLEVTAVERAAPRFTDRDTEKAKAALDRHVNAAQIGDQVTARQAHTDFHFAIYAAAGSRWLLHALEPVWQNSERYRFAGTRSAEAQADRLKEHQAILAACMARDAVAAAEALRVHIHNSRSRVIQKMTRLDEKDA, encoded by the coding sequence ATGCCCCCGGGCAGGCCGGCACCCCCCACTCACCGCACGCTCGCCGACGCCGCCACCGCGCAGCTGCACGAGGCGATCCTCGCTGGCGACCTCGGCGCCGGATCCCCGCTGCGCCTCACCGACCTGGCCGACAGCCTCGGGATGAGCATGATGCCCGTCCGCGAGGCGATCCGCCGGCTGGAGTCGCTGGGGCTCGTCGAGGTGATCCCCCACAAAGGAGCCTGGGTACGCGAGCTTACCCTCGACGACGCCCACGACACGCACGAGATGCGGCTCCTGTTGGAGGTCACCGCGGTCGAGCGCGCGGCACCGCGGTTCACCGACCGCGACACCGAGAAGGCGAAGGCCGCGCTGGACCGGCACGTCAACGCCGCGCAGATCGGCGACCAGGTGACCGCGCGGCAGGCGCACACGGACTTCCACTTCGCGATCTACGCCGCGGCCGGCTCCCGCTGGCTGCTGCACGCGCTCGAACCGGTGTGGCAGAACAGCGAGCGCTACCGCTTCGCCGGCACCCGCAGCGCCGAGGCCCAGGCCGACCGGCTCAAGGAGCACCAGGCCATCCTGGCGGCCTGCATGGCGCGCGACGCGGTGGCGGCCGCCGAGGCGCTGCGCGTACACATCCACAACTCCCGTTCCCGCGTCATCCAGAAGATGACCCGGCTCGACGAGAAGGACGCCTAG
- a CDS encoding AAA family ATPase, with protein sequence MRTIRGGASPVMIGRGSELRRLGQLASAREPAVAIIAGEPGIGKTRLVQELLERLSPDTVVLVGQAEPGSLSRPYEVLLDAIDARPEVDAEQLAALGDPRRSPVERLHTGLAIVSDLVGDAPAVLVFEDLHWADSESAALFERIADQRGPRLLIGTYRPDEVTRRQPVAGLLARMERRHAVTHVRLDRLSPSQTAAMLAAATGAPASPGPRPRCTTAPAVTRSSWRSCCAAFPGSTRRRWSTSRCRGASPTCCAARSTTSTRSATASSRRPPCSASGSRSTCWRAWPGRPRTS encoded by the coding sequence GTGCGAACCATCCGCGGCGGTGCCAGCCCGGTGATGATCGGGCGAGGGAGCGAGCTGCGCCGGTTGGGGCAGCTCGCTTCGGCGCGTGAGCCGGCCGTCGCGATCATCGCGGGCGAGCCCGGCATCGGCAAGACCCGCCTCGTGCAGGAACTGCTGGAGCGCCTCTCGCCCGACACCGTCGTCCTGGTCGGCCAGGCCGAGCCCGGCTCGCTGTCCCGGCCGTACGAGGTGCTGCTGGACGCCATCGACGCCCGCCCGGAGGTTGATGCCGAGCAGCTCGCCGCGCTCGGCGACCCGCGCCGCAGCCCGGTCGAGCGGCTGCACACCGGCCTCGCCATCGTGTCCGACCTGGTCGGCGACGCCCCTGCGGTGCTCGTGTTCGAAGACCTGCACTGGGCCGACTCGGAGAGCGCGGCCCTCTTCGAGCGGATCGCCGACCAGCGCGGGCCGCGGCTGCTGATCGGCACGTACCGGCCGGACGAGGTGACCCGCCGGCAGCCGGTGGCCGGCCTGCTCGCCCGGATGGAACGCCGGCACGCCGTCACCCACGTACGCCTGGACCGGCTGAGCCCGTCGCAGACCGCGGCGATGCTCGCGGCGGCGACCGGCGCGCCGGCCTCCCCCGGGCCGCGGCCGCGCTGCACCACCGCACCGGCGGTAACCCGTTCTTCCTGGAGGAGCTGCTGCGCGGCTTTCCCGGGCTCGACTCGGAGGCGCTGGTCGACCAGCCGCTGCCGTGGAGCCTCGCCGACGTGCTGCGCCGCCAGGTCGACGACCTCGACCCGGTCAGCCACCGCATCGTCGAGGCGGCCGCCGTGCTCGGCCAGCGGATCCCGTTCGACCTGCTGGCGGGCGTGGCCGGGGCGACCGAGGACGAGCTGA
- a CDS encoding vanadium-dependent haloperoxidase, whose product MRKTLAVVLVLVLVGLGAPARADAGRAGFDLVAAWNRLALDAVRALRATDADAARLYAMVNVAIYDAVNGLAGDRAPALVPEPGPRGADTRAAAVAAAHAVLIRLDPDRAAAYDTRLDADLAGLRPGPRRVEGARWGGQVGARVVAARTGDGSTPVRAQPAGTGPGVFRAAWSGVQYRDVRPFAVADPVAHVPGPPPALDTLDYAAAFAEVALLGDAAIPADDKLATYQFWSLPAGSAQPAGAWIGIALTVSPGLSIADGARLLALLSMALADTTVATVRTKFDNRHWRPTTAIREADTDGNPLTAPNPAWSARAGSAGGTPEYVSGHSSYSGAAAAVLSGFFREDHIGFEYATDSAPGGVARRYPSFSVAAAEAGRSRVFGGQHFEFSNQAGLALGRSVAREVLTTRLLPR is encoded by the coding sequence ATGCGCAAGACCCTCGCCGTGGTGCTGGTCCTTGTCCTCGTGGGCCTGGGTGCGCCCGCTCGGGCGGATGCCGGGCGGGCCGGATTCGACCTGGTCGCGGCGTGGAACCGGCTGGCGCTGGACGCCGTCCGGGCGCTGCGCGCGACCGACGCCGACGCCGCCCGGCTCTACGCGATGGTGAATGTGGCGATCTACGACGCGGTCAACGGCCTGGCGGGGGACCGGGCGCCCGCGCTCGTGCCGGAGCCGGGGCCGCGCGGCGCCGACACCCGCGCCGCGGCCGTAGCCGCCGCGCACGCCGTGCTGATCCGGCTCGACCCGGACCGCGCGGCGGCGTACGACACCCGGCTCGACGCGGACCTCGCCGGCCTGCGTCCCGGACCCCGGCGCGTCGAGGGGGCGCGCTGGGGCGGGCAGGTCGGCGCCCGGGTGGTGGCTGCCCGCACCGGCGACGGGTCCACGCCGGTGCGGGCCCAGCCGGCCGGCACCGGGCCCGGCGTGTTCCGGGCCGCCTGGTCGGGTGTGCAGTATCGGGACGTGCGGCCGTTCGCGGTCGCCGACCCGGTCGCGCACGTGCCCGGCCCGCCGCCGGCACTGGACACACTGGACTATGCGGCGGCCTTCGCCGAGGTGGCCCTGCTCGGCGACGCCGCGATCCCGGCGGACGACAAGCTCGCCACCTACCAGTTCTGGTCGCTGCCCGCCGGTTCGGCCCAGCCGGCCGGCGCGTGGATCGGCATCGCGCTCACCGTCTCACCTGGACTGTCCATTGCCGACGGTGCGCGGCTGCTGGCCCTGCTGAGCATGGCGCTGGCCGACACGACCGTGGCCACGGTGCGTACCAAGTTCGACAACCGCCACTGGCGGCCGACCACCGCGATCCGCGAGGCCGACACCGACGGCAACCCGCTGACCGCGCCCAACCCGGCCTGGTCGGCCCGCGCCGGCAGCGCCGGCGGCACGCCGGAATACGTCTCCGGCCACAGCTCGTACAGCGGCGCGGCCGCCGCGGTCCTGTCCGGGTTCTTCCGCGAGGACCACATCGGATTCGAGTACGCCACGGACAGCGCGCCGGGTGGTGTGGCGCGTCGCTATCCGAGCTTCTCGGTCGCGGCCGCCGAGGCTGGGCGGTCCCGGGTCTTCGGCGGCCAGCACTTCGAGTTCAGCAACCAGGCCGGGCTGGCGCTCGGCCGGAGTGTGGCCCGCGAGGTGTTAACCACCCGCCTGCTCCCGCGCTGA
- a CDS encoding SRPBCC family protein, producing the protein MRDILDELTAVHRETGHGRIPAGEGRTVVLRRRYDAEIDDVWDAITDPERINRWFMPVTGELKVGGSYQLKGNAGGEILRCEPPRLLKVTWVFGENPTEKDVTEVEVRLAPGGDGATEFELVHTAVVPEEMWSQYGPGATGVGWDLSLLGLSMHLRGESIPDHEEFESSPEAREFSTRSSQAWGESLRASGASDEQVAAAVQATTQFYAPSA; encoded by the coding sequence ATGAGGGACATACTCGATGAGCTGACCGCCGTACACCGGGAGACCGGTCACGGGCGGATCCCGGCCGGCGAGGGCCGCACCGTGGTGCTGCGCCGCCGGTACGACGCGGAGATCGACGACGTCTGGGACGCGATCACCGATCCCGAGCGGATCAACCGCTGGTTCATGCCGGTCACCGGCGAGCTCAAGGTCGGCGGCAGCTACCAGCTCAAGGGGAACGCCGGCGGCGAGATCCTGCGCTGCGAACCGCCCCGGCTGTTGAAGGTCACGTGGGTGTTCGGGGAGAACCCCACCGAGAAGGACGTGACCGAGGTCGAGGTGCGCCTGGCGCCCGGCGGCGACGGTGCGACCGAGTTCGAGTTGGTGCACACCGCCGTCGTACCCGAGGAGATGTGGTCGCAGTACGGGCCGGGCGCCACCGGCGTGGGCTGGGACCTCTCGCTGCTCGGCCTGAGCATGCACCTGCGGGGCGAGTCGATCCCGGACCACGAGGAGTTCGAGTCCTCGCCGGAGGCGCGGGAGTTCAGCACGCGCAGCAGCCAGGCGTGGGGCGAGTCGCTGCGGGCGTCGGGCGCCAGCGACGAGCAGGTCGCGGCCGCGGTCCAGGCCACCACGCAGTTCTACGCACCTTCGGCGTAG